In one window of Paludisphaera rhizosphaerae DNA:
- the pyrE gene encoding orotate phosphoribosyltransferase, which translates to MSVEWNDEGRGRLVELLKRDSLRLGQFTLASGRSSHYYIDGRKVTLGAEGVRLIARGMLHTLKDHPEIAAVGGLTMGADPIVGASLAIAPEVGLGSLRGFLVRKQAKGHGTGNLVEGPLEPGSTVAIVDDVATTGGSSLQAVDAVEAMGCKVAVVIAVLDRLEGAAENFAARGLAFKSLLTIRDLGVEPLARD; encoded by the coding sequence ATGTCCGTGGAATGGAACGACGAGGGCCGCGGCCGGCTCGTCGAATTGCTCAAGCGCGACTCGCTGCGACTCGGCCAGTTCACCCTGGCGAGCGGACGAAGCTCCCACTATTACATCGACGGCCGCAAGGTCACGCTGGGGGCCGAGGGGGTCCGGCTGATCGCCCGGGGGATGCTGCACACGCTCAAGGACCACCCCGAAATCGCCGCCGTGGGGGGGCTCACGATGGGCGCTGACCCGATCGTCGGCGCTTCGCTGGCCATCGCGCCTGAGGTGGGGCTGGGGAGCCTCCGGGGCTTCCTCGTCCGCAAGCAGGCCAAGGGGCACGGAACGGGGAACCTCGTTGAGGGCCCGCTGGAGCCGGGCTCGACCGTCGCGATCGTGGACGACGTCGCCACCACCGGCGGCTCGTCGCTCCAGGCCGTGGACGCCGTCGAAGCCATGGGCTGCAAGGTGGCCGTCGTGATCGCCGTGCTCGACCGCCTGGAAGGGGCCGCCGAGAACTTCGCCGCCCGGGGGCTCGCGTTCAAGAGCCTTCTGACGATCCGCGACCTCGGCGTCGAACCCCTCGCCCGCGACTGA